In one window of Fictibacillus phosphorivorans DNA:
- a CDS encoding trans-sulfuration enzyme family protein, whose protein sequence is MKNVHFDTSSVHASGHNSVKSVSKINPIYQTSAFSFNDLDDLEDYFRGKNDYLYTRMNNPNQNDFASGVANLEQAPAGVVTSSGMSAILVGILAVAQVGDHILACDDLYGGTYQLLSDDLKSFGIDTTFVSFKDLDEVKRNIRSNTKLIYSESITNPLLRVEDLEGLVALANEHKLTTMIDNTFATPYVLQPYTKGVDLVVHSATKYLNGHSDVTAGVVVGNEELIAKAQAKMIHLGCNLGPFDAWLASRGLKTLSVRMERHISNATELADQLKQTDGIKTVYYPEYVSETGNSSIVTIELDENSSVHTFFKSLDWVHIVPTLAGVETTVSYPLGTSHRSLPAEACEKLGINKNVIRISVGIENIEDIVTVFKEAAKKALIQ, encoded by the coding sequence ATGAAGAATGTTCATTTTGATACATCCAGCGTACATGCAAGTGGTCATAATAGTGTGAAGTCGGTGAGTAAGATCAATCCGATCTATCAGACGTCAGCTTTTTCTTTTAATGACCTAGACGACCTAGAGGATTATTTTAGAGGAAAGAACGATTATTTGTATACGCGTATGAACAACCCCAACCAGAACGATTTTGCGAGTGGTGTTGCTAATCTTGAACAAGCTCCTGCAGGTGTTGTGACATCATCGGGGATGTCAGCCATTCTAGTTGGTATCTTAGCAGTCGCGCAAGTAGGTGATCATATTCTAGCTTGTGATGATCTGTACGGCGGCACCTATCAGCTTCTTTCTGATGACCTCAAAAGCTTTGGAATCGACACCACATTCGTTTCATTCAAAGACTTAGATGAAGTTAAACGAAATATTCGCAGCAATACAAAGCTCATTTATTCAGAATCCATAACGAATCCTTTATTGCGCGTAGAGGATCTGGAGGGTCTTGTTGCGCTTGCAAACGAACACAAACTTACGACGATGATCGATAATACCTTCGCTACACCTTATGTACTTCAGCCATACACAAAAGGTGTTGATCTCGTTGTTCATAGTGCGACGAAATATTTAAACGGACATAGCGACGTAACAGCAGGTGTGGTAGTAGGGAATGAGGAGTTAATCGCAAAAGCGCAAGCGAAAATGATTCACCTCGGCTGTAATCTAGGACCGTTCGATGCTTGGTTAGCTTCTCGCGGTTTAAAAACGTTAAGTGTTCGTATGGAACGTCATATCTCTAACGCCACTGAATTAGCGGATCAGCTTAAACAGACAGATGGAATTAAAACTGTATACTATCCAGAATACGTGAGTGAAACGGGTAATTCTTCTATTGTAACGATCGAACTTGATGAAAACAGTAGCGTGCACACTTTCTTTAAGTCATTGGACTGGGTTCACATTGTTCCAACCCTTGCTGGTGTAGAAACGACGGTCTCATATCCACTTGGAACATCACACCGTTCACTACCAGCCGAGGCATGTGAGAAATTGGGGATTAATAAGAATGTAATCCGAATTTCAGTTGGGATTGAAAACATTGAGGATATTGTAACTGTTTTTAAAGAAGCTGCTAAAAAAGCCCTGATACAATAG
- a CDS encoding amino acid permease yields MKPKQELQRGLEERHITLMSLGAAIGVGLFLGSASAIEMAGPAILFAYALGGAVMFIIMRALGEMAIHQPVAGSFSRYARNYIGPLAGYLTGWNYWFLWIVTCMAEITAVGIYMKMWYPDVPVWIWALSALVIMASINLLAIKAYGEFEFWFALIKIVAIVLMIITGLGMILFGFGNGGVATGISNLWENGGFAPNGVQGILMSMQMVMFAFLGIEMIGVTAGEVKNPEKSLARAVNSVFWRILIFYVGALFVIMSIYPWDQIGTQGSPFVLTFEKIGIGQAAGIINFVVLTAALSSCNSGIFSTGRMLFNLAEQKQAPAGLHKVSKTGVPSVAVLVSAGALLIGVVLNYLVPEKVFVWVTSISTFGAIWTWSIILVSQLKFRKSLSEEEKKTLKFKVPFFPYGSYIALAILIFVVGIMAYFPDTRIALIVGPCWLILLTAIYYFKGFNKRPENNDKVA; encoded by the coding sequence ATGAAGCCAAAACAAGAATTACAGCGTGGGCTCGAAGAACGACATATTACACTTATGTCACTCGGGGCCGCTATTGGAGTGGGCTTATTTTTAGGGTCAGCTTCAGCAATTGAAATGGCGGGGCCAGCAATTTTATTCGCATATGCATTAGGCGGAGCCGTAATGTTCATCATCATGAGAGCATTAGGAGAGATGGCAATTCATCAACCGGTTGCGGGATCGTTTAGCCGATATGCTAGAAACTATATTGGACCACTAGCTGGTTATTTAACAGGCTGGAACTATTGGTTCTTATGGATCGTAACATGTATGGCTGAGATAACAGCCGTAGGTATTTATATGAAAATGTGGTACCCAGATGTACCTGTTTGGATTTGGGCACTATCAGCGCTTGTGATCATGGCGAGCATCAACTTGCTTGCGATTAAAGCATATGGAGAGTTCGAATTCTGGTTTGCATTGATCAAGATCGTTGCTATCGTATTGATGATTATTACAGGTTTAGGCATGATACTATTTGGATTTGGTAACGGTGGAGTTGCAACAGGAATCAGTAACCTTTGGGAAAATGGGGGTTTCGCTCCTAATGGTGTACAGGGAATCCTCATGTCTATGCAGATGGTTATGTTTGCATTCTTAGGTATTGAAATGATCGGTGTTACAGCAGGTGAGGTGAAGAACCCTGAAAAGTCACTAGCAAGAGCTGTAAACTCTGTATTCTGGCGTATCCTAATTTTTTACGTAGGGGCATTATTCGTTATCATGTCCATCTACCCGTGGGATCAGATCGGAACGCAAGGAAGTCCGTTCGTTCTAACTTTTGAAAAAATCGGTATCGGACAAGCTGCTGGTATCATTAACTTTGTTGTTTTAACAGCGGCATTATCAAGCTGTAACAGTGGAATATTCAGTACAGGACGCATGCTTTTCAACCTGGCTGAACAAAAACAAGCACCGGCAGGACTTCATAAAGTAAGTAAGACGGGTGTACCGTCTGTAGCCGTATTGGTTTCAGCTGGAGCACTTCTAATTGGAGTCGTATTAAACTATCTTGTTCCTGAGAAAGTATTCGTATGGGTAACAAGTATCTCAACATTCGGAGCAATTTGGACATGGTCCATTATCCTTGTGTCACAGCTTAAGTTCCGTAAAAGCTTAAGTGAAGAAGAAAAGAAAACATTAAAATTCAAAGTGCCGTTCTTTCCTTATGGCTCATATATTGCACTAGCGATTCTAATCTTTGTAGTCGGGATCATGGCATACTTCCCAGACACACGTATCGCCTTGATCGTAGGCCCTTGTTGGTTGATCTTATTAACAGCGATCTACTATTTTAAAGGGTTCAACAAACGCCCTGAGAATAACGATAAAGTAGCATAA
- the thiL gene encoding thiamine-phosphate kinase translates to MIKDEFEWINSITPRHFFQKEVVQGIGDDAALWSVNEEMDQIVCVDTMVEGVHFTRDTLSPFQTGFKALAVNVSDIAAMGGIPQFYLVSIAIPTEWSEDELQEIYRGMGDLAEKYKMDLMGGDTVSTKGPLVLSVTVIGKVEKGRSLLRSNARSGDSVFLTGITGESAAGLSVLLEKTRHAAFTSNEEKWIRQHQMPIPHIEQGRILAGSGFRISLNDVSDGVASELNEIAEASNVSIIIERNSLPVSESLSDLPEADVLNHQLFGGEDYVLVGTAREKDFKVLSDTFKQHGLQLYEIGKVGEAGNAEVYLHKQDEKPKLLMKKGFNHFRER, encoded by the coding sequence ATGATTAAAGATGAATTTGAATGGATCAACAGCATCACGCCTCGGCACTTCTTTCAAAAAGAGGTTGTTCAAGGAATCGGTGATGACGCTGCTCTTTGGTCGGTGAATGAAGAGATGGATCAAATCGTTTGTGTGGATACCATGGTAGAAGGTGTTCATTTTACGAGGGATACGTTATCACCTTTCCAAACAGGCTTTAAAGCACTTGCTGTAAACGTGAGTGATATTGCCGCTATGGGTGGTATTCCACAGTTCTATCTTGTCTCGATTGCGATTCCAACTGAATGGTCAGAGGATGAGCTGCAAGAGATCTATCGTGGAATGGGAGATCTTGCTGAGAAATACAAAATGGATCTTATGGGCGGCGATACCGTTTCTACAAAAGGGCCGTTAGTATTATCGGTGACCGTTATTGGAAAAGTAGAAAAAGGTAGATCTTTATTAAGAAGTAACGCTAGATCTGGAGACTCCGTATTTTTAACAGGAATAACGGGAGAATCAGCGGCAGGGCTCTCTGTATTGCTAGAAAAAACAAGACATGCTGCTTTTACCTCAAACGAAGAAAAATGGATAAGACAACATCAGATGCCCATTCCTCATATCGAACAAGGAAGAATTCTCGCAGGAAGCGGTTTTCGGATCTCCTTGAACGATGTCAGTGACGGAGTGGCGAGTGAATTGAATGAGATTGCTGAAGCGAGTAACGTTTCTATTATTATAGAAAGAAACAGTCTGCCTGTAAGTGAGTCCTTAAGTGATTTACCAGAGGCCGACGTGCTCAACCACCAGTTGTTTGGTGGAGAGGACTATGTGCTGGTTGGGACGGCAAGAGAAAAAGATTTTAAGGTGCTGTCAGATACATTCAAACAACATGGGCTGCAGCTTTATGAAATCGGAAAAGTTGGAGAAGCTGGTAATGCTGAGGTCTATCTTCACAAACAGGACGAGAAGCCGAAACTTCTCATGAAAAAAGGATTTAATCATTTTAGGGAAAGGTAA
- the tsaE gene encoding tRNA (adenosine(37)-N6)-threonylcarbamoyltransferase complex ATPase subunit type 1 TsaE has protein sequence MSTYHYETKSAEETMSFAEKLGSILQKGDVLTLAGDLGAGKTTFTKGLAKGLGVTRTVNSPTFTIIKEYSGRLPLYHMDVYRLEDSDEDLGFDEYFSGEGVCVVEWAVFIEDYLPEERLELVISHKGDDEREIQLRPIGSRYEERVKEIM, from the coding sequence ATGAGTACTTATCATTATGAAACAAAGTCAGCGGAAGAAACGATGTCTTTTGCCGAAAAGCTAGGCTCTATTCTTCAAAAAGGAGATGTACTCACACTGGCTGGAGATCTTGGAGCTGGAAAGACGACTTTTACAAAAGGGCTCGCAAAAGGACTTGGAGTGACCCGTACAGTGAACTCTCCTACTTTTACCATCATTAAAGAATACAGCGGAAGACTGCCGCTTTATCATATGGACGTGTACCGGTTAGAAGACTCTGATGAAGATCTAGGGTTTGACGAGTACTTTTCAGGAGAAGGAGTTTGTGTGGTCGAGTGGGCCGTATTTATAGAAGACTATTTACCAGAAGAAAGACTTGAACTCGTTATCTCACATAAAGGGGACGATGAGCGAGAGATTCAATTAAGACCTATCGGAAGCAGATACGAAGAACGCGTTAAGGAGATTATGTAA
- the tsaB gene encoding tRNA (adenosine(37)-N6)-threonylcarbamoyltransferase complex dimerization subunit type 1 TsaB, producing MKVLAIDTSNLVMGIAVLDEGKVLGEYITNLKKNHSIRVMPAIEEVLKETGVKPAELDRIVVAKGPGSYTGVRIGVTIAKTLAWTLKKELVGISSLEVLAQSGKYFEGYTVPLFDARRTQLFTGLYGRNDSGEFQNLWEDGIILLKDWLDKLQELDKKILFVGSDLPLHQETIQNVLGDQAVFGQVSDHNPRPSELGRIGMTSEPVDIHSFTPSYLQLAEAEVNWLKSQGK from the coding sequence ATGAAAGTTCTTGCAATAGATACATCCAATCTTGTGATGGGGATCGCTGTATTGGATGAAGGAAAAGTGCTCGGTGAGTATATTACAAACTTAAAAAAGAATCATTCAATACGGGTAATGCCTGCGATTGAAGAAGTGTTAAAAGAGACAGGGGTAAAACCTGCAGAACTCGATCGCATCGTGGTTGCGAAAGGGCCAGGATCATACACAGGTGTTAGAATCGGTGTAACGATCGCAAAGACACTTGCGTGGACGCTTAAAAAAGAACTCGTTGGGATCTCGAGCTTGGAAGTGCTTGCTCAGAGCGGGAAATACTTTGAGGGCTATACCGTTCCGTTGTTCGATGCGCGCCGTACACAGCTATTTACGGGGCTTTATGGAAGAAATGATTCAGGAGAGTTTCAAAATCTTTGGGAAGACGGAATCATCTTATTAAAAGATTGGTTGGACAAGCTTCAAGAGCTAGATAAAAAGATATTATTCGTAGGCAGCGATTTGCCTCTGCACCAAGAGACGATTCAGAACGTGTTGGGCGATCAAGCTGTTTTTGGACAAGTATCTGATCACAATCCTCGTCCAAGCGAACTAGGACGTATCGGTATGACAAGCGAACCGGTTGATATCCATTCGTTTACACCAAGCTATCTTCAGTTGGCAGAAGCAGAAGTGAACTGGCTGAAGTCACAGGGGAAGTAG
- the rimI gene encoding ribosomal protein S18-alanine N-acetyltransferase, which yields MGEPYTFRLAKVSDIDDILGIEQASFAVPWSREAFYREIVENQFAHYLVIEDSFQPVGYCGIWLVMDEAHVTNIAILPSYRGRKLGEMLMREAIKLAKMHGAVSMTLEARVSNHVAQNLYKKLGFEAGGIRKNYYSDNGEDALVMWVEL from the coding sequence ATGGGAGAGCCTTATACATTCAGACTGGCAAAAGTAAGCGATATAGATGATATCCTTGGGATCGAGCAAGCCTCATTTGCTGTTCCATGGTCCCGAGAAGCTTTTTACAGAGAGATTGTTGAGAACCAGTTCGCTCATTACCTCGTCATCGAAGACTCCTTTCAGCCGGTCGGTTATTGCGGCATCTGGCTTGTTATGGACGAGGCACATGTTACGAACATTGCGATTCTTCCATCGTATAGAGGGAGAAAGCTAGGGGAGATGCTCATGAGAGAAGCGATTAAGCTCGCGAAGATGCATGGCGCTGTATCGATGACGCTAGAGGCACGCGTAAGTAATCATGTTGCACAGAATTTATATAAAAAACTAGGATTTGAAGCAGGCGGTATCCGGAAAAACTATTATAGCGATAATGGTGAAGACGCTTTAGTGATGTGGGTGGAATTATGA
- the tsaD gene encoding tRNA (adenosine(37)-N6)-threonylcarbamoyltransferase complex transferase subunit TsaD, with the protein MIKDELILAIETSCDETAVAIVKNGTELLANVVASQIESHKRFGGVVPEVASRHHVEEITVVIEEALNQAGLEPADLTAVAVTEGPGLVGALLIGVNAAKAFAFAHSLPLVPVHHIAGHIYANRLVKEMTFPLLSLIVSGGHTELVLMEEHGTFKVIGETRDDAAGEAYDKVARTLNMPYPGGPHIDKLAQEGEANIDLPRAWLEPNSLDFSFSGLKSAVINTVHNATQRGEVIKPEDLAASFQASVVDVLVEKTYRAAEQYNVKQVLLAGGVAANKGLRHMLENRFNGTKYDLVIPPLHLCTDNAAMIGAAGSVAYQKGTRGDMALNGVPGLDLEAQ; encoded by the coding sequence ATGATAAAAGATGAATTGATATTAGCGATAGAAACAAGCTGTGATGAGACGGCAGTAGCGATTGTAAAGAACGGTACTGAACTGTTGGCAAACGTAGTCGCGTCACAGATCGAGAGTCATAAACGTTTTGGCGGCGTAGTGCCTGAAGTGGCGTCACGCCATCATGTTGAAGAGATTACAGTCGTGATTGAAGAAGCGTTGAATCAAGCAGGGTTAGAACCAGCAGATCTCACGGCGGTTGCTGTAACCGAAGGACCAGGCCTCGTCGGTGCGTTATTGATCGGTGTTAACGCAGCGAAAGCGTTCGCCTTCGCGCATAGTCTGCCGCTCGTTCCTGTGCATCATATCGCAGGGCACATCTACGCGAACAGACTCGTAAAAGAAATGACGTTTCCTTTGTTATCTCTTATCGTCTCAGGCGGGCATACAGAGCTTGTTCTGATGGAGGAGCACGGCACGTTCAAAGTGATCGGTGAAACAAGAGACGACGCAGCAGGTGAAGCGTACGATAAAGTAGCGCGAACGCTTAACATGCCATACCCAGGCGGTCCTCATATCGATAAGCTCGCACAAGAGGGAGAAGCAAACATCGACCTGCCTCGCGCTTGGCTAGAGCCGAACTCACTTGATTTCAGCTTCAGTGGCTTAAAGTCAGCTGTGATCAACACGGTTCATAATGCTACACAACGCGGAGAAGTGATTAAGCCTGAAGATCTAGCAGCGAGCTTCCAAGCAAGTGTTGTGGATGTACTTGTGGAAAAAACATACCGTGCCGCAGAGCAATATAACGTAAAACAAGTCCTCTTAGCCGGTGGGGTAGCGGCGAACAAAGGACTTCGTCACATGCTAGAAAACCGTTTTAATGGAACAAAGTATGACCTCGTTATTCCTCCTCTCCACTTATGCACAGATAATGCAGCCATGATTGGAGCTGCAGGAAGTGTGGCGTACCAAAAAGGAACGCGTGGAGATATGGCATTAAACGGTGTACCAGGGTTAGATTTAGAAGCGCAATAA
- a CDS encoding ABC-F family ATP-binding cassette domain-containing protein produces MIILQVQDVTKSFGADVILSNIKLEVQKGERIALVGRNGAGKSTLLRVITGEYSYDSGHVMIPKDVKTGYLAQDAGLDSDESIWNEMLSVFEDLRKKEKKLREMEARMGDPEVIANDAEYERLLKDYDALQVTFKDEGGYQYEAEIRTVLHGFQFADFDRDTKINTLSGGQKTRLALAKLLLTKPDLLILDEPTNHLDIKTLTWLEQYLQSYPGGILIVSHDRYFLDKIVTTVYEVSRKRSYRFTGNYSNYLEQKAERFAQEMKEFEKQQDQVAKLEDFIQRNIVRASTTKRAQSRRKQLEKMELKERPAGAEKSASFSFEIERQSGNDVLKLENVSTGYEDGEPLFKNVSVAINRQDSVAIVGPNGIGKSTLLKVIRKQLPLISGDIRYGSGLMISHYDQEQADLHSRKTLLNELWDDYPEKTEKEIRSILGQFLFSGDDVLKLVTELSGGQKARLALAKLMMEKGNLLLLDEPTNHLDLDSKEILEQALIHYPGTILFVSHDRYFINRIATKVVELAPTGMTEYLGDYDYYTEKKNEMKAREEIAARQKAENAVNTPSSNQGNGTKNSIDKEAKKLDRKRQRRIEEIEGLLEGLETKITSAEAELCKPEVFQDYEKTQEFQSQLDALNEEMETLMEEWEELQNA; encoded by the coding sequence ATGATTATTTTACAAGTTCAGGACGTTACGAAGTCATTTGGCGCGGACGTTATTTTATCGAATATAAAACTAGAGGTTCAAAAAGGTGAGCGAATCGCGCTTGTTGGGCGGAACGGTGCGGGTAAATCTACGCTACTTCGCGTGATTACTGGTGAGTATTCCTATGATTCTGGTCATGTCATGATTCCAAAAGATGTGAAGACTGGCTATCTCGCACAGGATGCGGGGCTAGATTCGGATGAGTCGATCTGGAACGAGATGCTCTCTGTGTTTGAGGACCTTCGTAAAAAAGAGAAAAAGCTGCGTGAGATGGAAGCGCGCATGGGCGATCCAGAAGTGATCGCTAATGACGCGGAGTATGAACGCCTTCTAAAAGACTATGATGCGCTTCAGGTTACATTTAAAGACGAAGGCGGCTATCAGTATGAAGCAGAGATTCGTACTGTGCTTCATGGTTTTCAGTTTGCCGATTTTGATCGCGATACGAAGATCAACACATTGAGTGGTGGGCAAAAAACGAGACTCGCACTCGCGAAGCTTCTTTTAACAAAACCAGATTTACTCATTCTCGATGAACCGACGAACCACTTAGACATCAAAACACTAACATGGCTCGAGCAATATTTACAGAGTTATCCTGGCGGCATCTTAATCGTTTCCCATGACCGGTATTTCCTCGATAAGATCGTAACGACCGTTTACGAGGTTTCGAGAAAACGATCATACCGTTTCACAGGTAACTATTCTAACTATCTCGAGCAAAAGGCGGAGCGCTTCGCTCAAGAGATGAAAGAGTTTGAGAAGCAGCAAGATCAGGTTGCGAAGTTGGAAGATTTCATTCAGCGCAACATCGTGCGTGCTTCGACTACGAAACGTGCGCAGAGTCGTCGTAAACAGTTAGAAAAGATGGAATTGAAAGAGCGTCCCGCTGGCGCAGAAAAGTCTGCTAGTTTTTCATTTGAGATTGAGAGACAAAGTGGGAACGATGTGCTGAAGCTTGAAAACGTGAGCACAGGATATGAAGACGGTGAACCACTATTTAAGAACGTATCGGTAGCGATAAACCGCCAAGACAGCGTCGCGATCGTTGGACCGAACGGAATCGGAAAATCGACTCTATTAAAAGTGATACGAAAGCAGCTGCCGCTCATATCGGGCGATATACGCTATGGCAGTGGACTTATGATCTCTCACTATGATCAGGAACAAGCGGATCTTCATTCCCGCAAGACCTTACTGAACGAGCTGTGGGATGACTATCCGGAAAAAACGGAAAAAGAGATCCGCTCGATTCTTGGCCAGTTCCTGTTTAGCGGTGACGATGTACTTAAGCTTGTAACCGAGCTGAGCGGTGGTCAGAAGGCTCGACTTGCTCTGGCGAAGCTTATGATGGAAAAAGGTAATCTTCTTCTGCTGGACGAGCCAACGAACCATCTGGATCTCGACAGCAAAGAGATCCTTGAACAAGCTCTAATTCATTATCCTGGTACGATCCTTTTCGTATCGCATGACCGGTATTTCATAAACCGTATCGCCACGAAAGTCGTTGAACTCGCGCCAACAGGCATGACCGAGTATCTAGGTGACTACGACTATTACACGGAAAAGAAAAATGAGATGAAAGCACGTGAAGAAATCGCCGCTCGTCAGAAAGCAGAGAACGCGGTTAACACTCCTTCTTCCAACCAAGGAAACGGTACAAAGAACTCGATCGATAAAGAAGCAAAGAAACTGGATCGTAAAAGACAGCGCCGTATCGAGGAGATTGAAGGTTTGCTTGAAGGACTCGAAACGAAGATCACTTCGGCCGAAGCTGAGCTATGTAAACCTGAAGTCTTTCAGGATTATGAAAAGACGCAAGAATTCCAATCTCAGCTTGATGCTTTGAACGAAGAGATGGAAACGTTGATGGAAGAATGGGAAGAACTTCAGAATGCTTAA
- the moaC gene encoding cyclic pyranopterin monophosphate synthase MoaC has translation MTEFTHFNEDGRARMVDISEKETSHRTAVAVSGVTVSEEVFLKIKENGFKKGDVLAVAQIAGIMAAKKTSDWIPMCHPLSLTGVDLSFSWDELVDNMYKLNIQVEVKTKGSTGVEMEALTAASAAALTVYDMCKAADKGMVIGPTYLQSKTGGKNGDFLRSSSPDKI, from the coding sequence ATGACAGAGTTTACCCATTTTAACGAAGACGGCCGTGCGCGCATGGTTGATATTTCGGAAAAAGAAACATCTCACCGAACAGCCGTAGCGGTAAGCGGGGTAACGGTTTCTGAAGAAGTCTTCCTTAAGATCAAAGAAAACGGATTTAAAAAAGGGGACGTTCTAGCCGTTGCACAAATTGCTGGGATCATGGCTGCGAAAAAAACCTCTGACTGGATCCCGATGTGTCACCCGTTATCACTGACTGGCGTCGACCTGTCTTTTTCATGGGATGAATTAGTGGACAACATGTATAAATTAAACATCCAAGTTGAAGTGAAAACGAAAGGCAGCACCGGTGTAGAGATGGAGGCGTTAACAGCGGCTTCTGCAGCAGCGTTAACCGTCTACGATATGTGTAAAGCAGCGGATAAGGGAATGGTGATCGGGCCTACATACCTCCAGTCGAAAACAGGAGGAAAGAATGGAGACTTTCTACGTTCTTCAAGCCCTGACAAAATATGA
- a CDS encoding redox-sensing transcriptional repressor Rex yields MNQDQLKIPHATAKRLPLYYRFLKNLSSSGKQRVSSAELSEAVKVDSATIRRDFSYFGALGKKGYGYNVNYLLSFFAKTLNQDETTTVALIGVGNLGTAFLHYNFTKNNNTKIEVAFDVDRAKIGSEIAGVPIYHTEDIEQELKNRGIDVAILTVPVGAAQPIADQLERAGVTGILNFTPARLTVSPEIRVHHIDLAVELQSLVYFMKNYS; encoded by the coding sequence ATGAACCAAGATCAGTTAAAAATACCACACGCAACAGCAAAACGGCTGCCCTTGTATTATCGTTTTTTGAAAAACTTATCATCTTCCGGTAAACAAAGGGTGTCTTCTGCTGAATTAAGCGAAGCGGTTAAAGTAGATTCTGCAACAATCCGCAGAGATTTTTCCTACTTTGGCGCATTAGGCAAAAAAGGTTATGGCTACAATGTTAATTATCTGCTGTCGTTCTTCGCGAAAACGTTGAACCAGGATGAAACAACAACCGTAGCATTAATCGGAGTAGGTAACTTAGGCACTGCCTTTTTACATTACAATTTCACCAAAAATAACAATACCAAAATAGAAGTCGCATTCGATGTAGACCGAGCTAAAATCGGCAGCGAGATTGCCGGAGTTCCGATCTATCACACAGAAGACATCGAGCAAGAGTTGAAGAATCGAGGTATTGACGTTGCGATCCTGACCGTTCCAGTCGGAGCCGCTCAACCGATCGCAGATCAGTTAGAGCGCGCAGGTGTTACAGGCATCTTAAACTTCACACCGGCACGATTGACCGTCTCACCAGAGATTCGTGTTCATCACATCGATTTAGCTGTTGAATTGCAATCGCTTGTTTATTTTATGAAAAATTACTCTTAA
- a CDS encoding twin-arginine translocase TatA/TatE family subunit — translation MLGPGSIAVIGLAALVMFGPKKLPELGKAAGKTLREFKNATKGMMDEEDEKKESEQLKK, via the coding sequence ATGTTAGGACCAGGAAGTATCGCGGTAATCGGTCTTGCAGCTCTTGTTATGTTTGGACCGAAAAAGCTGCCTGAGCTAGGTAAAGCAGCAGGTAAAACGCTTCGCGAGTTCAAAAATGCAACAAAAGGCATGATGGACGAAGAAGATGAGAAAAAGGAAAGCGAACAACTGAAGAAGTAA
- the tatC gene encoding twin-arginine translocase subunit TatC encodes MTSEKNMSLYGHIGELRKRIIWAILAFFIFLIAGFFLAKPVIVYLQSDPIAKNIQMNAFHLTDPLNVYMTFAFFIGLVLSAPVVLYQLWAFISPGLYENERKVTLMYIPIAFLLFLTGLAFSYFILFPFVVSFMGNVAVALSVEGEYGIQEYFSFLFNITLPFGLLFQFPVLIMFLTRLGIVTPDFLKSIRKVAYFGILVVAGLITPPELLSHLMVTFPLILLYEISIIISKTAYKKRMKAEVEALVKERESQTEAMYHD; translated from the coding sequence ATGACCTCTGAAAAAAATATGTCGCTATACGGTCACATTGGCGAATTACGAAAGCGCATCATATGGGCGATCCTAGCCTTCTTCATATTCTTGATCGCTGGATTTTTCTTAGCCAAGCCCGTAATCGTATATCTGCAAAGTGACCCAATCGCAAAGAACATTCAGATGAACGCTTTTCATCTAACCGATCCACTGAACGTGTACATGACGTTTGCCTTCTTCATCGGCCTCGTCCTATCCGCACCAGTGGTGTTGTATCAACTTTGGGCATTCATCAGCCCGGGGCTTTATGAGAACGAACGAAAAGTAACACTCATGTACATCCCAATTGCATTTCTGCTCTTCTTAACGGGACTCGCATTCTCGTACTTTATTCTGTTTCCGTTCGTTGTGAGCTTTATGGGAAATGTCGCCGTGGCACTTAGTGTAGAAGGCGAATACGGAATTCAGGAATACTTCTCATTCCTATTCAACATCACACTGCCGTTCGGCCTGTTGTTCCAGTTCCCGGTCTTGATTATGTTTCTGACTCGACTTGGAATCGTAACACCTGATTTCCTTAAGAGCATACGAAAAGTAGCCTACTTTGGGATCTTAGTAGTAGCTGGATTAATTACACCGCCAGAACTGCTGTCTCACTTGATGGTTACGTTCCCACTTATCCTGTTATACGAAATCAGCATCATCATTTCGAAGACAGCTTATAAAAAACGAATGAAAGCCGAAGTCGAAGCACTCGTCAAAGAACGCGAAAGCCAGACAGAAGCTATGTATCATGATTAA